The proteins below are encoded in one region of Polynucleobacter sp. AP-Elch-400A-B2:
- a CDS encoding sirohydrochlorin chelatase, whose product MKAIIFFGHGARDLRWREPFDRLAALWQAQNPGTPVELAFLELMQPSLSGAVQKIVIQGIKDIVVVPVFFGQGSHLRNDFPKILEDCRSEFSEISLSSTPAVGENLLVLQAIINYSEHALR is encoded by the coding sequence ATGAAAGCTATTATTTTTTTTGGGCATGGTGCGCGTGATTTACGTTGGCGTGAGCCTTTTGATCGTCTTGCTGCTTTGTGGCAAGCGCAGAATCCTGGTACTCCTGTAGAGCTTGCTTTCTTAGAGCTTATGCAGCCTTCTTTGTCTGGTGCAGTTCAAAAAATTGTTATACAAGGAATCAAGGATATTGTTGTTGTTCCAGTATTTTTTGGGCAAGGGAGTCACTTGCGCAATGACTTTCCTAAAATATTAGAAGACTGTCGGAGCGAGTTTTCAGAAATTTCTTTGAGTTCTACGCCTGCAGTAGGGGAAAATCTACTTGTTCTGCAGGCGATCATTAATTACAGCGAACATGCTTTGCGTTGA
- the cobA gene encoding uroporphyrinogen-III C-methyltransferase, producing MEQIAPLRVKALKLDGLVSGVYLIGAGPGAADLITVRGSRILAQADIVFYDALIDLSMLDWCSSTKLVQVGKRCGSHSSSQHFINKQLVDAASKYSIVVRLKGGDPLIFGRAQEEIDALEKSNIPYEIVPGITTALAASAELKQPPTTRELSRTLTLTTLPGRCAHEDHKTAIYYMARDQLSEVATALITQGYSADTPVCLMESVSLPAQRSFACTLEQLRFGDVHHHFLDKQPVVVMVGEVYRKKLQTLFPFFESQNHLNLLQKAS from the coding sequence ATGGAACAAATTGCACCATTAAGAGTTAAAGCCCTTAAATTAGATGGGCTAGTGTCCGGCGTTTACCTCATTGGTGCCGGACCTGGAGCTGCCGATCTTATTACTGTTCGCGGCTCGAGAATTTTGGCTCAGGCAGACATCGTTTTCTATGACGCACTCATTGATCTTTCCATGTTAGATTGGTGTTCTAGCACTAAATTGGTGCAAGTTGGTAAAAGATGTGGGTCACATTCGAGCTCTCAGCACTTTATTAACAAGCAATTAGTGGACGCTGCTAGCAAGTATTCAATAGTGGTGCGCCTCAAGGGTGGGGATCCACTAATCTTCGGTCGAGCGCAGGAGGAAATTGACGCCCTTGAGAAGTCAAATATTCCTTATGAAATTGTTCCAGGAATTACTACAGCCTTAGCGGCTTCTGCTGAATTGAAACAGCCGCCCACAACACGCGAACTAAGCCGTACCTTGACACTGACAACCTTGCCTGGTCGTTGTGCGCACGAAGATCATAAAACCGCCATTTATTACATGGCGCGTGACCAGTTATCTGAGGTTGCTACAGCCTTGATTACTCAAGGCTACTCAGCGGATACACCTGTTTGTTTAATGGAGTCAGTAAGCCTTCCAGCGCAGCGTAGTTTTGCTTGCACCTTAGAGCAATTGCGTTTTGGTGATGTTCATCATCATTTTTTAGATAAGCAACCAGTAGTAGTGATGGTGGGAGAAGTCTATAGAAAAAAACTTCAGACTTTATTTCCTTTCTTTGAGTCACAAAATCATTTAAATCTTTTGCAAAAAGCATCTTAA
- the ntrB gene encoding nitrate ABC transporter permease has protein sequence MKTVSIKVKGAILSVVILLMCLLIWHIATTQKVAPPPGISTNSSEYNSLMGQGGSEPVQKTGFPTLTQMGQTIYKQLSHPFYDNGPNDKGIGIQLAYSLARVGLGFFLAMIVAIPLGFWIGMSPLAYAAFNPFIQILKPISPLAWMPIALYTIKDSSISGIFVIFICSVWPMLLNTAFGVASVRKELLNVTKTLEVSSLRKAFLVILPAAAPTILTGMRISMGIAWLVIVAAEMLVGGTGIGYFLWNEWNNLSLSSVIFAILLIGIVGMLLDTAFAKLQKAVSYAE, from the coding sequence ATGAAAACAGTATCAATTAAGGTTAAGGGCGCAATCCTATCAGTTGTGATTTTGCTAATGTGTCTTCTTATATGGCATATTGCAACGACTCAAAAGGTTGCGCCGCCTCCAGGTATCTCAACAAACTCTAGTGAGTACAACAGCCTCATGGGTCAAGGTGGTAGTGAGCCAGTTCAAAAAACTGGGTTTCCAACCTTAACGCAGATGGGGCAAACCATCTATAAGCAACTATCACATCCTTTTTATGACAATGGACCAAATGACAAAGGTATTGGCATTCAGCTTGCATATTCCTTAGCTCGTGTAGGTTTAGGTTTTTTTCTGGCAATGATAGTAGCTATCCCATTAGGATTTTGGATTGGTATGTCACCGTTGGCATATGCAGCATTCAATCCGTTTATTCAAATTCTTAAACCTATCTCTCCTTTGGCTTGGATGCCTATTGCCCTATACACCATTAAAGACTCTTCGATTTCTGGAATCTTTGTGATCTTTATTTGCTCAGTATGGCCAATGCTTCTAAATACTGCATTTGGAGTTGCCAGCGTCCGTAAGGAATTATTAAACGTTACCAAAACGTTAGAAGTCTCTTCATTACGCAAGGCATTCTTAGTAATTCTTCCTGCTGCTGCGCCAACAATACTTACTGGTATGCGTATTTCTATGGGCATTGCATGGCTGGTGATCGTCGCTGCTGAGATGCTTGTTGGTGGGACGGGAATCGGTTACTTCTTATGGAATGAGTGGAATAACTTATCGCTCTCCAGTGTAATTTTTGCAATTCTTTTAATTGGTATTGTTGGAATGTTGTTAGATACCGCATTCGCGAAGTTACAAAAGGCGGTTTCGTATGCAGAATGA
- the cynS gene encoding cyanase, which yields MDRSVVTQKIIEAKVRKGMKWSDIAKAIGESKEWVTAGCLGQMTFTKAQAEAAGKLFELTDEEMAWLQIVPYKGSLPTAVPTDPLIYRWYEIVSVYGTTIKELIHEEFGDGIMSAIDFSMDIQREPDPKGDRVQVVLSGKYLSYKTY from the coding sequence ATGGATCGTTCAGTAGTTACACAGAAAATTATCGAAGCCAAAGTTCGTAAAGGAATGAAGTGGAGTGATATTGCCAAAGCCATTGGTGAGTCCAAGGAGTGGGTTACTGCTGGCTGCTTAGGTCAAATGACCTTCACTAAAGCCCAGGCTGAAGCTGCTGGCAAGTTATTTGAATTAACTGATGAAGAAATGGCATGGTTGCAGATTGTTCCTTACAAGGGTTCATTGCCTACCGCTGTTCCAACGGATCCGCTGATCTATCGTTGGTATGAAATTGTGAGCGTCTATGGCACTACTATCAAAGAATTAATTCATGAAGAGTTCGGTGATGGCATTATGAGTGCGATCGATTTTTCGATGGATATTCAGCGTGAGCCAGATCCAAAAGGTGACCGAGTGCAGGTAGTGCTATCAGGCAAGTATCTTTCTTATAAGACTTATTAA
- a CDS encoding PAS domain S-box protein yields MSDSINFKTVVSQIGEAVIISDRDENILFWNASAERIFGYSEDEALGKTLSIITPERFRERHSKGYFHTMETGKTKYGNTLLRVPAIHKDGRSISIAFSVTMIFDDHNQPMAIAAIVRDETERFQEERKLKEKLAALESRIQP; encoded by the coding sequence ATGTCAGATAGCATTAATTTCAAAACGGTGGTGAGTCAAATCGGCGAGGCTGTGATTATTTCTGATCGGGATGAAAATATCTTGTTCTGGAATGCTTCCGCTGAGCGAATTTTTGGCTACAGTGAAGATGAGGCTTTAGGAAAAACTCTCAGCATCATTACGCCTGAGCGTTTTAGGGAGCGCCATTCTAAGGGCTACTTTCACACGATGGAAACTGGCAAAACCAAGTATGGCAATACTTTACTGCGGGTTCCAGCGATTCATAAAGATGGTAGATCTATTTCAATCGCCTTTTCAGTCACCATGATCTTTGATGACCATAATCAGCCTATGGCAATTGCAGCCATTGTTCGCGATGAAACAGAGCGATTCCAGGAGGAGCGCAAGCTCAAGGAAAAATTAGCCGCCCTTGAGAGCAGGATACAGCCTTAA
- a CDS encoding ABC transporter ATP-binding protein — protein sequence MQNENTFLKVSSLSKSFKADAPPVFEGIDFEIERGEFVCIIGHSGCGKTTILNVLAGLEEASGGDAIMLGKRIQGPGLERGVVFQGHALMPWMTVLQNVAFAVKSRYPDWSKQQISDHSKKYLAMVGLVNAENKKPSELSGGMKQRVGIARAFAIEPKMLLLDEPFGALDALTRGVIQDELLKICKETNQTVFMITHDVDEAILLSDKIMLMSNGPNARIAEIVVNTLPKGRKRANLHHDAMYYPMRNHLVDFLVNRSKDLQIKGANGELDGYKPVKVLPGVDTAVA from the coding sequence ATGCAGAATGAAAATACCTTCCTTAAAGTCTCAAGCCTCAGTAAATCATTTAAAGCTGATGCACCCCCAGTATTTGAGGGTATCGATTTTGAAATCGAAAGAGGTGAGTTTGTTTGTATTATTGGACACTCTGGATGTGGCAAAACTACTATTCTGAATGTATTGGCCGGTCTTGAAGAGGCATCTGGTGGCGATGCGATCATGCTAGGTAAGCGCATTCAAGGGCCTGGCTTGGAGCGTGGGGTCGTTTTTCAAGGGCATGCATTAATGCCTTGGATGACTGTATTGCAGAACGTGGCCTTTGCAGTGAAGTCAAGGTATCCCGACTGGTCAAAGCAGCAGATTTCTGATCATTCCAAAAAATATTTGGCAATGGTTGGCTTAGTCAATGCTGAAAATAAAAAACCATCAGAATTATCTGGCGGTATGAAGCAAAGGGTTGGTATTGCAAGAGCTTTTGCAATTGAGCCCAAAATGCTACTGCTTGATGAGCCCTTTGGTGCTTTAGATGCATTAACACGTGGGGTTATTCAAGACGAACTCTTAAAAATCTGCAAAGAGACAAATCAAACTGTCTTCATGATCACCCATGATGTTGATGAGGCAATCTTGCTTTCAGACAAAATCATGCTGATGAGTAATGGTCCTAATGCACGCATTGCTGAAATCGTTGTCAATACCTTACCCAAAGGAAGAAAGCGAGCTAATTTACATCACGATGCTATGTACTATCCGATGAGGAATCATCTGGTTGATTTCTTGGTGAATCGATCAAAGGATTTGCAGATCAAGGGTGCAAATGGTGAGTTAGATGGCTATAAGCCTGTGAAAGTCCTTCCGGGCGTTGATACGGCTGTTGCTTAA
- a CDS encoding CmpA/NrtA family ABC transporter substrate-binding protein, with amino-acid sequence MNSYRPFDPDRPLFSNRCSCGQHASELDHANSLSAKMDVEQESADFVEASLVKALFPQEARRRAFLKAVGAGGAMSALSGFLPVGSLQAMAQEKAPLEKPDLKIGFIAITCATPLIMSDPLGFYKKQGLNVTLNKTAGWALIRDKMLNKEHDASHFLSPMPISMSMGLGSDPTQMRVATIQNVNGQAITLANKHKDNRDPKNWKGMKFAVPFEYSMHNFLLRYYVAQAGLDPDKDIQIRVTPPPEMVANLRAGNIDGFLGPDPFNQRAVYDEVGFIHILTKQIWDGHPCCAFGTSEDFIKKNPNTFAALYRAVLNASTMARDPANRPLIAKVISAPNYLNQPETVVMQVLTGKFADGLGNVQNVPDRIDFNPIPWYSMATWMLTQMQRWGYVKGDVNYKDISEKVFLLTDAKKYMGETGIAVPPLAKVGYRKDKIMGKEFDPSQPAAYLKSFATTKA; translated from the coding sequence ATGAATTCATATCGCCCGTTTGATCCAGATAGACCGCTATTTAGTAACCGCTGCAGTTGTGGACAGCATGCTTCTGAGTTAGACCATGCAAATTCTCTGTCAGCAAAAATGGATGTCGAGCAAGAAAGTGCAGATTTTGTCGAGGCTAGTTTAGTAAAAGCATTGTTTCCACAAGAGGCGCGTAGACGCGCATTCTTAAAAGCTGTAGGTGCTGGTGGTGCAATGAGTGCCTTATCAGGCTTCTTGCCGGTGGGTTCTTTGCAGGCAATGGCTCAAGAGAAGGCGCCACTCGAAAAACCAGATCTAAAAATTGGTTTTATTGCGATCACCTGTGCAACACCTTTGATTATGTCTGATCCACTAGGATTTTATAAAAAGCAGGGCCTCAATGTCACATTAAATAAAACGGCAGGCTGGGCTTTAATTCGTGACAAGATGCTCAACAAAGAACATGATGCATCCCACTTCTTGTCACCAATGCCGATTTCGATGTCTATGGGATTGGGTTCAGATCCTACCCAGATGCGTGTAGCAACCATTCAGAACGTAAATGGCCAAGCAATTACTTTAGCTAATAAACATAAAGATAATCGCGATCCTAAAAACTGGAAGGGCATGAAGTTCGCTGTACCGTTTGAATACTCAATGCATAATTTCTTATTGCGTTATTACGTTGCGCAAGCGGGGTTAGATCCAGATAAGGATATTCAGATTCGTGTAACGCCACCGCCAGAAATGGTTGCGAATTTACGTGCAGGCAATATCGATGGTTTCTTGGGGCCAGATCCATTTAATCAGCGTGCGGTATACGACGAAGTTGGATTCATTCATATCCTGACTAAGCAGATCTGGGATGGTCATCCTTGCTGTGCTTTTGGAACTTCAGAGGATTTCATTAAAAAAAATCCAAATACATTTGCAGCCTTATACCGTGCGGTACTAAATGCCTCCACTATGGCACGTGATCCAGCAAATAGACCTTTGATTGCCAAAGTGATTTCCGCGCCGAACTACCTTAATCAACCTGAGACAGTGGTAATGCAGGTTCTTACTGGTAAGTTTGCAGATGGCTTAGGTAATGTGCAAAACGTACCAGACCGCATCGACTTCAATCCAATTCCTTGGTACTCCATGGCGACTTGGATGTTGACTCAAATGCAGCGCTGGGGCTATGTCAAAGGTGACGTGAATTACAAAGACATCTCTGAAAAAGTGTTTCTACTTACTGATGCCAAAAAGTATATGGGCGAGACTGGTATTGCTGTGCCCCCATTGGCTAAGGTTGGATACAGAAAAGACAAAATTATGGGTAAAGAGTTTGATCCTAGCCAGCCAGCAGCCTACTTGAAATCCTTTGCAACTACCAAAGCCTAA
- a CDS encoding CmpA/NrtA family ABC transporter substrate-binding protein: MKENIKASLITPETVISTTSDINPARRKLIQGISSASILSLIDPMVKAGAWAAGSDAPEKTDVKISFIALTDCSSVIMANHLGLDKKYGVKIIPTKEASWAAIRDKLVNGENDMSHILYGLMYGLQMGIGGQQKDMSLLMSLNNNGQAITLSKALYQKGVSDGATLKALMDKEKRDYTFAQTFPTGTHAMWLYYWLANYGINPFKDAKIITVPPPQMVANMRSGNMDGYCVGEPWNARAIIDGVGFTAMTTQAIWQDHPEKALGTTSDFAKKYPNTCRAVTAAILEAGKYIDSSTTNKHKTAELVSAPSFVNTDVNVIQDRMMGRYNNGIGKTWDDPHAMKFYNDGLATFPYLSDGMWFMTQHKRWGLLKEHPDYLAVAKKVNNIAIYKDAATASKTPIPKSDMRSSKLFDGVVWNGSNPAAYADSFKIKA, from the coding sequence ATGAAAGAAAACATCAAAGCTAGTCTGATAACACCAGAAACTGTTATTTCAACAACTTCCGATATCAACCCTGCGCGACGCAAACTCATTCAAGGTATTAGCTCTGCCAGCATATTGTCTTTAATAGACCCAATGGTGAAGGCGGGTGCATGGGCTGCTGGATCTGATGCCCCCGAAAAAACTGATGTAAAGATCAGCTTCATCGCCCTTACCGACTGCTCTTCAGTCATCATGGCCAACCATCTTGGCTTAGATAAAAAGTACGGTGTCAAGATCATTCCTACCAAAGAAGCTTCATGGGCTGCAATTCGCGACAAGCTAGTCAATGGTGAGAATGACATGTCGCATATCCTTTATGGTTTGATGTACGGACTGCAAATGGGTATCGGCGGTCAACAAAAGGACATGTCTTTGCTAATGTCATTGAATAACAATGGACAGGCAATTACTTTGTCAAAAGCACTTTATCAAAAAGGTGTGAGCGATGGCGCAACTCTCAAAGCCCTAATGGATAAAGAAAAGCGTGATTACACTTTTGCACAAACCTTCCCTACTGGCACACACGCTATGTGGCTCTACTACTGGCTTGCGAACTACGGCATTAATCCATTCAAAGATGCGAAGATCATTACTGTTCCTCCTCCCCAAATGGTGGCCAATATGCGCAGCGGGAATATGGATGGTTATTGTGTGGGAGAGCCTTGGAATGCCCGCGCGATCATTGACGGTGTTGGCTTTACAGCAATGACCACACAAGCCATTTGGCAAGATCATCCAGAAAAAGCCTTAGGGACAACCTCTGACTTCGCTAAAAAATATCCCAACACCTGTCGGGCAGTTACAGCAGCCATTCTAGAGGCTGGAAAATATATCGACTCTTCAACAACCAACAAACATAAAACAGCAGAATTAGTTTCTGCACCATCCTTTGTAAACACAGATGTTAACGTAATCCAAGATCGTATGATGGGCCGCTATAACAATGGCATCGGCAAGACTTGGGACGATCCTCATGCTATGAAATTTTATAACGACGGTTTAGCAACCTTCCCTTACCTATCTGATGGCATGTGGTTTATGACTCAGCATAAGCGCTGGGGTTTACTCAAAGAACATCCGGATTACTTGGCGGTTGCGAAAAAAGTAAACAATATCGCGATCTACAAAGATGCTGCTACGGCTTCAAAAACTCCAATACCAAAAAGTGATATGCGCTCGAGCAAATTGTTTGATGGTGTTGTATGGAATGGCTCTAACCCCGCAGCTTACGCAGATAGCTTCAAGATCAAAGCATGA
- the nirB gene encoding nitrite reductase large subunit NirB translates to MKKQKLVMIGNGMAGVRTIEELLKLDPELYDITIFGAEPHPNYNRILLSPVLAGEQTLEQIVLNDLDWYKSNGIHLHLGKTITKIDRKERTVTANDGTVEKYDRLLLATGSLPFILPVPGNDLPGVIAYRDIKDTNEMIDVATRYKNAVVIGGGLLGLEAANGLALRGMSVTVVHLADWLMERQLDKAAADLLQKSLEEKGLKFLLKTSTEAISPNAVGDRVGSIRFKGGLEIPADLVVMAAGIKPNTALAESAGLHCSRGIVVNDTLQTFDPRVYAVGECASHRGTAYGLVAPLFEQAKVCANHLAEYGIGRYEGSVTSTKLKVTGVDLFSAGNFMGGEGTEEITLADPIGGVYKKLVLKDDRLIGACMFGDTADSTWYFKLMRDEQSVAEIRDTLMFGESNIGDVGHQGHNKAAGMTDADEICGCNGVTKGTIVKAIREQGLFTLDEVKKCTKASSSCGSCTGLVEQVLMNVLGTDYSATPRKKSICGCSDLSHDEIRQAIRSGHLISQEQVRTELSWRTPNGCATCRPALNYYLISTWPHEAIDDPQSRFINERAHANIQKDGTYSVIPRMFGGLTTPAELRRIADVAEKYQVPTVKVTGGQRIDLLGIKKDDLPAVWKELDMPSGHAYGKSIRTVKTCVGDEHCRFGTQSSMKMGVELERMLFGMYAPHKVKLAVSGCPRNCAEAGIKDVGIIGVESGWELYIGGNGGIKTEVAEFLCKVKTDEEVREYSGAFLQLYREEAWYLDRTVHYLARVGMEYIKQKVVEDSESRKALYERLLFDLKDAPDPWKEFERAGVDIRQFKTIPIVEVGNV, encoded by the coding sequence ATGAAAAAACAAAAACTAGTCATGATTGGCAATGGGATGGCCGGTGTTCGGACCATCGAAGAATTGTTAAAGCTTGACCCAGAGCTTTATGACATCACTATCTTTGGTGCCGAGCCGCATCCCAATTACAACCGCATTCTTCTCTCTCCGGTATTGGCTGGTGAACAGACGCTAGAGCAAATTGTTTTAAATGACCTTGATTGGTACAAGAGCAATGGCATTCATCTTCATCTCGGCAAAACGATTACTAAGATTGATCGTAAAGAGCGAACTGTTACCGCCAATGATGGCACAGTTGAGAAATACGACCGCTTACTACTTGCAACAGGCTCACTTCCTTTCATCCTTCCAGTACCTGGAAATGATTTACCTGGTGTTATTGCCTACCGCGATATTAAAGATACCAACGAGATGATCGATGTAGCAACCCGCTACAAAAATGCAGTGGTGATTGGTGGAGGCCTACTTGGTCTAGAAGCTGCAAATGGTCTAGCTCTCAGGGGTATGAGTGTTACCGTGGTCCATCTTGCAGACTGGCTGATGGAAAGGCAATTAGATAAAGCGGCCGCTGATTTACTACAAAAATCTTTAGAAGAGAAAGGTCTCAAGTTTTTACTTAAGACCTCTACTGAGGCAATCAGCCCTAATGCTGTTGGTGATCGCGTAGGCTCTATTCGCTTTAAAGGTGGTCTTGAGATTCCTGCAGATTTAGTTGTCATGGCTGCAGGTATTAAACCTAATACAGCCTTAGCTGAATCCGCAGGCTTACATTGCAGCAGGGGCATTGTTGTTAACGACACCCTGCAAACATTTGATCCAAGAGTTTATGCCGTTGGTGAGTGTGCAAGCCACCGCGGCACAGCCTATGGTTTAGTTGCCCCCTTATTTGAGCAAGCTAAAGTTTGTGCCAATCATCTGGCTGAATACGGTATCGGTCGTTATGAAGGCTCTGTCACCTCAACAAAACTGAAGGTTACTGGGGTTGATCTCTTCTCCGCTGGGAACTTTATGGGGGGCGAAGGCACAGAAGAAATCACGCTTGCTGATCCTATTGGCGGCGTATATAAAAAATTAGTTCTGAAAGATGACCGTTTGATTGGGGCTTGTATGTTTGGCGATACCGCAGATAGCACTTGGTATTTCAAACTCATGCGCGACGAACAAAGCGTTGCTGAAATTCGTGATACTTTGATGTTTGGTGAATCCAATATTGGCGACGTTGGACATCAAGGTCACAATAAAGCCGCTGGTATGACCGATGCAGATGAAATCTGCGGATGTAATGGCGTGACAAAAGGTACGATTGTTAAGGCCATTCGTGAACAAGGTCTCTTTACATTAGATGAAGTGAAGAAGTGTACTAAGGCTAGTAGTTCCTGTGGCTCATGCACTGGACTTGTTGAACAAGTACTGATGAATGTTCTTGGTACAGACTACTCAGCCACCCCTAGAAAGAAGTCGATTTGCGGATGCTCCGATCTTTCTCATGATGAGATTCGTCAAGCAATACGCTCTGGTCACCTTATATCCCAAGAACAAGTTCGCACTGAATTGAGCTGGAGAACACCTAACGGTTGCGCGACTTGTCGCCCAGCCCTAAACTACTATCTGATTTCTACATGGCCGCATGAAGCAATTGATGATCCACAATCACGCTTCATTAATGAGCGTGCTCATGCCAATATTCAGAAAGACGGCACCTACTCAGTAATACCCAGGATGTTTGGTGGACTAACCACTCCTGCTGAGCTACGCAGAATTGCTGACGTTGCTGAGAAATATCAAGTACCAACAGTAAAAGTAACTGGCGGTCAACGCATCGACTTGCTTGGCATCAAAAAAGATGATCTTCCAGCAGTATGGAAGGAATTAGATATGCCATCAGGTCATGCCTATGGCAAATCTATTCGTACAGTCAAGACCTGTGTTGGTGATGAACATTGTCGCTTTGGTACCCAGTCTTCCATGAAAATGGGTGTTGAGCTTGAGCGTATGCTTTTTGGCATGTACGCACCTCATAAAGTCAAGCTTGCGGTTTCAGGTTGTCCCAGAAACTGCGCAGAAGCTGGCATCAAAGACGTTGGCATCATAGGCGTTGAGTCTGGCTGGGAACTTTATATTGGCGGAAACGGCGGTATTAAAACTGAAGTTGCTGAATTCCTCTGTAAAGTCAAAACAGATGAAGAAGTACGTGAGTACTCAGGTGCATTCTTGCAGTTATATCGTGAAGAAGCTTGGTATCTGGATCGTACCGTCCATTACCTAGCTCGAGTTGGCATGGAATACATTAAGCAAAAAGTTGTTGAAGATTCTGAAAGCCGTAAAGCCCTTTATGAAAGACTCCTATTTGATCTCAAAGATGCCCCAGATCCTTGGAAAGAGTTTGAACGTGCTGGTGTAGATATTCGTCAATTTAAAACCATTCCTATTGTTGAGGTTGGCAATGTCTAA
- a CDS encoding peptidase, with the protein MTYCVGICLKDGLVFLSDTRTNAGVDQIGTFRKMTLFQKDKDRFFTMMSAGNLAITQAAKEILLQGETLNGKNLWNVDNAHDAAVVVGDAIKQVYDRDHKALEKAGIDFNCNLIFGGQVKGERPRLFNIYSAGNFIEATPETCYFQIGESKYGKPILDRVLNFLTPLNLATKCALISMDSTLNSNISVGLPLDLLVYEKNSLKASKLVTLDESNPYYKMIHQVWGEKLRAAFNSIPEPSWSGANKSSAISAPAKKMSAVVIHGQPPKVRQKKTVEPSMPIAKKTPAKKKV; encoded by the coding sequence ATGACGTATTGTGTTGGGATTTGCTTAAAAGATGGGCTTGTATTTTTATCGGATACCCGCACGAATGCCGGCGTAGATCAAATCGGGACCTTTAGAAAGATGACCTTGTTCCAAAAAGACAAGGATCGCTTTTTTACAATGATGAGCGCCGGTAATCTAGCCATTACCCAAGCTGCCAAAGAAATCCTTCTGCAAGGTGAGACGCTCAATGGTAAAAATCTATGGAATGTGGATAACGCCCATGATGCAGCTGTAGTGGTTGGAGATGCCATTAAGCAAGTTTATGATCGCGATCACAAGGCCTTAGAAAAAGCAGGCATTGATTTCAACTGCAACTTGATCTTTGGAGGTCAGGTAAAAGGTGAGCGGCCACGTCTATTTAATATCTACTCTGCTGGCAATTTTATTGAGGCAACGCCAGAGACTTGCTACTTCCAAATTGGCGAATCCAAATACGGCAAACCTATTCTGGATCGGGTTCTGAATTTTTTGACTCCACTAAATCTGGCTACTAAGTGCGCTTTGATTTCGATGGACTCAACCTTAAATAGCAACATCTCTGTTGGGCTACCTCTAGATTTATTGGTTTACGAAAAGAATTCCCTTAAGGCAAGTAAGCTAGTGACTTTAGATGAATCCAATCCCTATTACAAAATGATCCATCAGGTATGGGGAGAGAAGCTACGAGCTGCATTTAATTCTATTCCTGAACCAAGCTGGAGCGGCGCCAATAAATCTAGTGCCATTTCTGCGCCTGCAAAAAAGATGAGTGCAGTAGTGATTCATGGGCAGCCGCCAAAAGTTAGGCAGAAAAAAACTGTCGAGCCATCTATGCCAATAGCTAAGAAGACTCCAGCAAAGAAAAAAGTCTAA
- a CDS encoding transglutaminase family protein, whose amino-acid sequence MHLKIRHRTEYRYETPVRYSIQELRLTPITNAGQEVGKWKINTPIKASNSIDAFGNHCSVFVQESPYTSMMIEAEGEIRTQDAYEFIDNQKAVSPYYLLQQTNLTEPSEEMLAYYASKLPKKNSVDDVLKLATAIQETIQYVPGQTNFATTAAQSFIMKSGVCQDHAHVMLGLCRASHIPARYVSGYFFAEESPNLASHAWIDFCSDIDKGIWTSVDITHACLVDARHIRLAIGKDYYSAAPVKGVRTGGGGEELSATISIQKLP is encoded by the coding sequence ATGCATCTAAAGATCCGCCATCGCACCGAATACCGCTATGAAACCCCAGTACGCTATTCCATTCAAGAGCTACGTCTAACACCAATTACCAATGCAGGTCAGGAAGTCGGTAAATGGAAAATCAATACTCCGATTAAAGCCTCGAATTCAATCGATGCCTTTGGTAATCACTGCAGCGTCTTTGTTCAAGAAAGCCCCTATACCTCCATGATGATTGAGGCAGAAGGAGAAATACGAACCCAAGATGCCTATGAGTTTATCGATAACCAAAAAGCTGTATCTCCATACTATCTTTTGCAGCAAACTAACCTGACCGAGCCAAGCGAAGAAATGCTGGCCTATTATGCTAGCAAACTTCCCAAGAAGAATTCTGTCGATGATGTGCTCAAGTTGGCAACTGCTATTCAAGAGACCATCCAATACGTACCCGGACAGACCAATTTTGCGACCACGGCTGCGCAATCTTTCATCATGAAATCCGGTGTTTGCCAAGACCATGCACATGTCATGCTCGGCTTATGTCGTGCATCCCATATTCCAGCGCGCTATGTGAGCGGATATTTCTTTGCAGAAGAATCTCCAAACTTAGCTAGCCATGCTTGGATTGATTTTTGCAGTGATATCGATAAAGGAATCTGGACCAGTGTTGACATTACTCACGCATGTCTAGTAGATGCCCGCCATATTCGTCTAGCTATTGGCAAAGACTATTACTCTGCTGCTCCCGTTAAGGGAGTTCGGACAGGTGGCGGCGGTGAAGAGCTCAGCGCTACTATTTCCATTCAAAAATTACCTTAA